From one Anguilla rostrata isolate EN2019 chromosome 12, ASM1855537v3, whole genome shotgun sequence genomic stretch:
- the LOC135236418 gene encoding zona pellucida-like domain-containing protein 1 — protein MHTDTIHRTPTAEKMLFLGLFVMALVPYPGQSAEYNCSSVYNRVPDSSDLRVDCGANTITLEVNLCTAQWAGFEFGSLALNSQHNNSLCKGVNDTSVNPPVIRYQLPVNHSLDNPCRQSLQIVDEQPGPGVFSSFSRIQSVIITSFIDTPQSTAGLISYSTDLYYHFSCKYPLEYFINNTEITSSSVSVATTDSNGTFINTLSMSVYNDTDYGYPLVVPETGLELRTKVYVEVKATNLTGNFHVLLDHCFSTPTPFNVSATEKHDFFIGCIVDPMTQIEQNGVGKRSRFHFEAFRFVQHRNLDKSTVYLHCILRLCEPSNCQALLKDCTYRRKRRAADPFGSESKDSATVSAGPITVKDYDAVDKPIASAYGGADKPAGSQTNVTSLVVGLIFACAGAALLVLGGWFALKKFYFARGLPHSYN, from the exons ATGCACACTGACACTATCCACAGGACCCCAACAG cagAGAAGATGCTTTTCCTCGGTCTCTTCGTGATGGCCCTGGTTCCATACCCAGGACAAAGTGCAGAGTACAACTGCTCCTCCGTGTACAACCGGGTCCCAG ACAGCAGCGACCTGCGGGTGGACTGCGGGGCCAACACCATCACGCTGGAGGTGAACCTGTGCACCGCGCAGTGGGCCGGGTTCGAGTTCGGCAGCCTGGCGCTGAACAGCCAGCACAACAACAGCCTCTGCAAGGGCGTCAACGACACCAGCGTGAACCCGCCCGTCATCCGCTACCAGCTGCCCGTCAACCACAGCCTGGACAACCCGTGCCGCCAGTCCCTGCAG ATCGTCGACGAGCAGCCCGGGCCCGGTGTCTTCAGCTCCTTCTCCAGGATCCAGTCGGTCATCATCACCAGCTTCATAGACACGCCCCAGTCCACCGCGGGCCTGATCAGCTACTCCACCGACCTGTACTACCACTTCTCCTGCAAGTACCCGCTGGAGTACTTCATCAACAACACCGAGATCACCTC GTCTTCAGTCTCGGTAGCCACCACTGATAGCAACGGCACCTTCATCAACACTCTCAGCATGAGTGTGTACAAC GACACTGATTACGGGTACCCGCTCGTGGTCCCAGAGACGGGGCTTGAGTTGCGCACCAAGGTGTACGTGGAGGTCAAGGCCACAAACCTGACGGGAAA TTTCCATGTGCTGCTGGACCACTGcttctccacccccacccctttcaaCGTGTCAGCCACCGAAAAACACGACTTCTTCATCGG GTGCATTGTGGATCCCATGACGCAGATCGAGCAGAACGGCGTGGGAAAGCGGTCGCGCTTCCACTTCGAGGCCTTCCGCTTCGTGCAGCATCGGAACCTGGACAAGTCCACCGTCTACCTGCACTGCATCCTGCGTCTCTGCGAGCCCAGCAACTGCCAGGCGCTGCTGAAA GACTGCACCTacagaaggaagaggagagccGCGGACCCCTTTGGGTCAGAATCGAAAGATTCAGCCACAGTTTCAGCAGGACCCATCACCGTCAAGGACTACG aTGCTGTTGACAAGCCCATAGCCTCTGCATATG GTGGCGCAGACAAGCCTGCAGGGAGCCAGACCAACGTGACCAGCCTGGTGGTGGGGCTGATCTTCGCCTGCGCaggcgccgccctgctggtcCTGGGCGGTTGGTTCGCCCTGAAGAAGTTTTACTTTGCCAGAGGGCTGCCCCACTCCTACAACTGA
- the zgc:162608 gene encoding apolipoprotein A-IV isoform X1, whose translation MHLKALVLVISFVATAGLPVPQNNDSTRPEASWDYSSQTANQAADKTELTKEADRTWKSSLESSDLYGDLYAHDVSQSQGSLTGDLRRKLSLESQRLRARLAQELRELRERLAAAFAAHPTASLPPQRAPAAAARDRLALPAHRLRDALDSDARELCSALRRYAQGPETGGGPAPEPGATRYEDAARGMGRALGASESELTARLAEFQAEASGATGGQGGAAAALKAEVEAFGAGVRSRAESLRAGLAGTQSLGEGLSKHVEQFCRSSEEENRRFAGRIERQLEALGQGERGALSEGLGEALFVSPSSTGSLGEDFSPKLNALLQDILQTLS comes from the exons GGCTCCCAGTTCCACAGAACAATGACTCTACCAGGCCAGAGGCATCATGGGATTATTCCAgtcaaacagccaatcaggcagCTGATAAAACGGAGCTAACCAAGGAAGCTGA CAGAACGTGGAAGAGCAGCCTGGAGAGCAGCGACCTCTACGGTGACCTCTACGCGCACGACGTCTCACAGAGCCAGGGCTCGCTGACGGGGGACCTGCGGCGCAAGCTGAGCCTGGAGTCGCAGCGCCTGCGCGCCCGTCTGGCGCAGGAGCTGCGCGAGCTGCGGGAGAGGCTGGCCGCCGCCTTCGCCGCCCACCCCACGGCCTCCCTCCCGCCGCAGCgggcccccgccgccgccgcccgcgaCCGACTCGCCCTCCCCGCCCACCGGCTCCGCGACGCGCTGGACAGCGACGCCCGCGAGCTCTGCTCCGCCCTCCGCCGCTACGCCCAGGGCCCGGAGACCggcggaggccccgcccccgagccgGGCGCTACGCGCTACGAGGACGCCGCGCGGGGGATGGGCCGGGCGCTGGGCGCCAGCGAGAGCGAGCTGACCGCCCGTCTGGCGGAGTTCCAGGCGGAGGCGTCCGGCGCGAcgggagggcaggggggcgcGGCCGCGGCGCTCAAGGCAGAGGTGGAGGCGTTCGGAGCCGGGGTCCGGAGCAGGGCGGAGTCGCTGAGGGCGGGGCTGGCCGGGACACAGTCTCTGGGGGAAGGACTCTCCAAACACGTGGAGCAGTTCTGTCGCTCCTCTGAGGAGGAGAACAGGAGGTTCGCGGGCAGGATAGAGCGGCAGCTGGAGGCGCTGGGACAGGGGGAGCGAGGGGCTTTGAGCGAGGGTCTGGGGGAGGCGCTGTTTGTCTCCCCCAGCAGCACGGGCTCCCTGGGGGAAGACTTCTCCCCAAAACTTAACGCCCTGCTCCAGGACATTCTACAGACCCTCAGCTAA
- the zgc:162608 gene encoding apolipoprotein A-IV isoform X2, which translates to MHLKALVLVISFVATAGLPVPQNNDSTRPEASWDYSSQTANQAADKTELTKEAETWKSSLESSDLYGDLYAHDVSQSQGSLTGDLRRKLSLESQRLRARLAQELRELRERLAAAFAAHPTASLPPQRAPAAAARDRLALPAHRLRDALDSDARELCSALRRYAQGPETGGGPAPEPGATRYEDAARGMGRALGASESELTARLAEFQAEASGATGGQGGAAAALKAEVEAFGAGVRSRAESLRAGLAGTQSLGEGLSKHVEQFCRSSEEENRRFAGRIERQLEALGQGERGALSEGLGEALFVSPSSTGSLGEDFSPKLNALLQDILQTLS; encoded by the exons GGCTCCCAGTTCCACAGAACAATGACTCTACCAGGCCAGAGGCATCATGGGATTATTCCAgtcaaacagccaatcaggcagCTGATAAAACGGAGCTAACCAAGGAAGCTGA AACGTGGAAGAGCAGCCTGGAGAGCAGCGACCTCTACGGTGACCTCTACGCGCACGACGTCTCACAGAGCCAGGGCTCGCTGACGGGGGACCTGCGGCGCAAGCTGAGCCTGGAGTCGCAGCGCCTGCGCGCCCGTCTGGCGCAGGAGCTGCGCGAGCTGCGGGAGAGGCTGGCCGCCGCCTTCGCCGCCCACCCCACGGCCTCCCTCCCGCCGCAGCgggcccccgccgccgccgcccgcgaCCGACTCGCCCTCCCCGCCCACCGGCTCCGCGACGCGCTGGACAGCGACGCCCGCGAGCTCTGCTCCGCCCTCCGCCGCTACGCCCAGGGCCCGGAGACCggcggaggccccgcccccgagccgGGCGCTACGCGCTACGAGGACGCCGCGCGGGGGATGGGCCGGGCGCTGGGCGCCAGCGAGAGCGAGCTGACCGCCCGTCTGGCGGAGTTCCAGGCGGAGGCGTCCGGCGCGAcgggagggcaggggggcgcGGCCGCGGCGCTCAAGGCAGAGGTGGAGGCGTTCGGAGCCGGGGTCCGGAGCAGGGCGGAGTCGCTGAGGGCGGGGCTGGCCGGGACACAGTCTCTGGGGGAAGGACTCTCCAAACACGTGGAGCAGTTCTGTCGCTCCTCTGAGGAGGAGAACAGGAGGTTCGCGGGCAGGATAGAGCGGCAGCTGGAGGCGCTGGGACAGGGGGAGCGAGGGGCTTTGAGCGAGGGTCTGGGGGAGGCGCTGTTTGTCTCCCCCAGCAGCACGGGCTCCCTGGGGGAAGACTTCTCCCCAAAACTTAACGCCCTGCTCCAGGACATTCTACAGACCCTCAGCTAA